In one Candidatus Binatia bacterium genomic region, the following are encoded:
- a CDS encoding M1 family metallopeptidase, which yields MAASNSEANSKAGSTQNGASDKKKAPTKPTPRRKTVAKSGPTITVTRPKAPSRADAGFRLSRDILPVHYQIHLVPDLNRGHFRGEALIEIQILKATSTIELHAADMDLDHAQIVPTGGQIYRPSAPPPSATPAQRGARGQEIASSVTPRPGRETMEIKFPNRLVPGNYSLGLKFHANLQHKLRGFYAAQSGNRRYAFTQLEAADARRCFPCFDEPDFKAKFSFSVTARSGFTVISNNPMRHSETNANGTTTWHFTETPKLSTYLCAIGVGELESEEQRHLGTVPVRVWHVPEKAHLAGFALDCAVASLQLLEKYFGIPYPYEKLDLVAVPDFEAGAMENAGAVFFRETLLLLDPDTVTMAEKKRVAEVIAHELAHMWFGNLVTMKWWDDLWLNEAFATWMAFKIIDEWKPEWEMWKNFEPHRAAALGLDALANTHSIYAPVRNATEATENFDAITYEKGASVVRMVEAYLGEKPFQKGVRNYLKEHSESNAEGRDLWKALAKSSGVEVEKIVKAWITQPGFPVVSLTAEEKEGAAGLRVQQDRFLGSPTTKITKASPATWPIPLLVKTPGRGRKATTRALVKRKSEWVPLASGAPVPWFYGNAAEGGFYRPLHDAEGLAALAKDGGPQLEAVERMGLVGHQWALVRAGRAELSSILDLLNRLGNEADFEVLDAIAAPLATLDDQIASAAGDATRAALQSWIRDTWGPAWRELGWTGTQDDSSRLRRGSLLRIVGLLGEDPVIADEASARFDAYLDDATVLDPNLADALVAISARNGDLERFTKLRSSLEFSETPQERRRHQLALADFREPKTIDQCLNMTLTPEVATQDVGFVLMRSLANRVARPKTWNFIRDNWKKLSDRLPPMMASRLVEATASLQTKDYRREVSTFFRTNPVPTGARALKIAMERFDIGEELRRRCAADLSSWLEDRS from the coding sequence GTGGCCGCATCAAATAGCGAAGCAAACAGCAAGGCAGGATCGACTCAAAACGGCGCTTCCGACAAGAAAAAAGCGCCCACCAAGCCAACCCCGAGGCGCAAGACGGTGGCCAAAAGCGGCCCCACAATCACCGTCACCCGCCCGAAAGCCCCCAGCCGTGCTGATGCGGGATTCCGACTGAGCCGGGATATTCTCCCCGTCCACTACCAGATCCACCTGGTTCCCGATTTAAACCGCGGTCATTTCCGCGGCGAAGCCTTGATCGAAATCCAGATCCTCAAGGCGACATCGACCATCGAATTACACGCCGCCGATATGGATCTGGATCACGCGCAAATCGTGCCGACAGGCGGGCAGATCTACCGACCCAGCGCGCCACCCCCGAGCGCGACGCCTGCACAAAGAGGCGCCCGCGGGCAGGAAATAGCGTCATCCGTAACTCCACGGCCAGGTCGGGAAACCATGGAAATCAAATTCCCGAACCGGTTGGTGCCGGGGAATTACTCGCTGGGGCTGAAATTCCACGCCAACCTTCAGCACAAATTACGTGGTTTCTACGCCGCCCAAAGTGGCAACCGCCGCTACGCCTTCACCCAGCTGGAGGCCGCCGATGCCAGACGATGCTTCCCGTGTTTCGACGAACCTGATTTCAAGGCGAAGTTTTCCTTCTCGGTCACGGCCCGGTCCGGATTCACCGTCATCTCGAACAACCCCATGCGGCATTCGGAGACGAATGCCAATGGAACCACGACGTGGCACTTCACTGAAACACCCAAGCTGTCCACCTATCTTTGCGCGATCGGCGTGGGGGAACTCGAAAGCGAAGAACAACGTCATCTCGGCACCGTCCCCGTGCGCGTATGGCATGTCCCCGAAAAAGCACATCTCGCCGGCTTTGCTCTCGATTGCGCAGTCGCGTCCCTGCAATTGCTCGAGAAGTACTTCGGCATCCCCTACCCCTACGAAAAACTCGACCTCGTCGCGGTACCGGATTTCGAAGCAGGTGCGATGGAAAATGCAGGTGCGGTCTTCTTCCGGGAAACACTGCTTCTTCTGGATCCGGATACGGTCACCATGGCCGAAAAAAAGAGGGTGGCCGAGGTCATCGCTCATGAACTCGCACATATGTGGTTCGGTAATCTGGTCACCATGAAGTGGTGGGACGACCTGTGGCTGAATGAGGCTTTCGCCACCTGGATGGCTTTCAAGATCATCGACGAGTGGAAGCCGGAATGGGAGATGTGGAAGAACTTCGAGCCACACCGCGCGGCCGCTCTCGGACTCGACGCGCTGGCCAACACGCACTCGATTTACGCTCCCGTCAGGAATGCCACCGAGGCGACCGAAAACTTCGATGCCATCACATACGAAAAAGGTGCCTCGGTCGTTCGAATGGTGGAAGCCTATCTCGGCGAAAAGCCCTTCCAGAAAGGCGTGCGCAATTACCTCAAGGAGCACAGTGAATCGAACGCCGAGGGTCGAGACCTCTGGAAGGCTCTCGCCAAATCATCCGGCGTCGAGGTCGAAAAAATCGTCAAGGCATGGATTACCCAGCCAGGATTCCCGGTTGTCAGCCTGACCGCCGAGGAAAAGGAAGGCGCAGCCGGCCTGCGCGTGCAGCAGGATCGATTCCTGGGCAGTCCAACCACCAAAATCACCAAGGCCAGCCCGGCCACATGGCCGATCCCTCTCCTGGTCAAAACACCGGGGCGCGGGCGCAAGGCGACAACGCGAGCACTGGTCAAACGCAAGAGTGAATGGGTGCCCCTCGCCAGCGGTGCGCCGGTGCCATGGTTTTACGGCAATGCCGCGGAGGGCGGATTCTACCGCCCGCTCCACGACGCCGAGGGCCTGGCCGCGCTCGCCAAAGACGGGGGACCGCAACTCGAGGCCGTAGAGCGCATGGGGCTTGTCGGCCACCAATGGGCCTTGGTACGAGCGGGCCGAGCAGAACTCTCGAGCATCCTGGACCTTCTCAACCGGCTGGGGAACGAGGCCGATTTCGAAGTGCTCGACGCAATCGCAGCTCCACTCGCGACGCTTGACGATCAGATCGCCAGCGCTGCCGGGGATGCGACTCGCGCCGCCCTCCAAAGTTGGATCCGCGACACTTGGGGGCCTGCCTGGAGGGAGTTGGGTTGGACCGGCACCCAAGATGATTCGTCCCGACTCCGTCGGGGCTCACTGCTCCGTATCGTCGGCCTGCTGGGCGAGGATCCGGTGATCGCAGACGAGGCGTCGGCCCGCTTCGACGCATACCTCGACGATGCTACCGTTCTGGATCCGAATCTCGCCGACGCTCTGGTGGCCATTTCGGCTCGCAACGGCGACCTCGAGCGCTTCACCAAGTTGCGCAGTTCCCTCGAGTTTTCGGAAACCCCTCAGGAAAGACGCCGACACCAGCTGGCTTTGGCTGACTTTCGCGAGCCTAAAACCATTGACCAGTGCTTGAACATGACCTTGACCCCGGAGGTCGCAACACAGGATGTCGGATTCGTCTTGATGCGCTCGCTCGCAAATCGCGTGGCACGGCCCAAGACCTGGAATTTCATCCGCGACAACTGGAAGAAGCTCTCGGACCGACTCCCCCCCATGATGGCTTCGCGCCTCGTGGAAGCAACCGCATCGCTGCAAACCAAAGACTACCGTCGCGAGGTATCGACTTTCTTCCGGACGAACCCAGTACCCACGGGCGCACGCGCTTTGAAGATCGCGATGGAGCGGTTTGATATCGGCGAGGAGCTGCGTCGACGCTGTGCTGCAGACCTTTCAAGTTGGTTGGAGGATCGGTCCTAG
- a CDS encoding S8 family serine peptidase, with protein sequence MKTYRQDAAYAHSNETRRLSGLFWFLGAAFTIGSILLVASARAEVAPNAPSESPVAAALSPDSFERLDLTLRADQLPTADFARLRERREAIDIALASETRLLRSWDSREVLSETIRILESHGADLGESAIINFVSMEFSAPKAARATLAALPFVRRIKTPNKPIPASFPDVSYDSTWGDPAPGLDFYRSREQGHRGGGITIAIIDSEWGLLDTIPTLEPEQLPVVPADNRFKQKQASGSSFFEGILGNVNNMGTREHGTAMLESISEIAPDAEFRLYGVKGIAGIPAAIIDATDRGAQIIAVALSSIETMSDPVAIEDGGTNRFTTAIDYATAADTLVIVGAGNDSMRSYQDVFRSCDTCVSIDDPDNDDGICLDANDDTNFHSFEPDPTFQIPLLRGLETSYDFEWGYYDVPSFDVTCMTAIEENENVNANDYKFRIYRVSWDEPPCDNDLNNPCEYPPVCPSDRSSDGATLAKNMGATASFQASFETDEEYTIGIYRSVTADPNVFPEFRIMCAPGLEFDMFDIDRDESQANSLADIAVVANALTIAAGDEISVTEYSSRGPTADPAILKPELSGPYEVQSYTADYAFFDSGLLQGTSAAVAAVTGVAAVVQGKRLTDTLPLLSVTDLRQELIDAALPQADDAGFDAFSGHGFLQMPAGVVDPEWTPGPTPSPTPEPTPEPTPTPEPTPTAEPTPTPEPTPSPTPTIPVIQGPTVIFSSTLPGSRSVQVNANASAFATIVNASDFPAVNCTITMGTDIPAIFTSYLTDRNTNGTISGPNPTTSIAANDYSTWAFKIVPTESFETVDVELIYDCLNSEPAAVFVGINTLLLSASQSQPADVVALSATVLNDGIVHIPGRAGTGFFAVASINVGASDSLTVTPRVSKQNLGLELSVCETNPATAACLEWPPAASVTTVIDSNATPTYSIFVKGNGDIPLDPAGSRIYVDFADSGGAVRGSTSVAVMTD encoded by the coding sequence TTGAAGACTTACAGGCAAGACGCGGCATACGCACATTCGAACGAGACTCGGCGACTTTCCGGCCTTTTCTGGTTTCTGGGAGCAGCTTTCACCATCGGAAGCATTCTGCTCGTAGCCTCGGCTCGAGCGGAAGTGGCGCCGAACGCCCCGAGCGAATCGCCGGTGGCCGCCGCCCTGTCGCCCGACAGCTTCGAACGCCTCGACCTGACCTTGCGTGCCGACCAGCTGCCGACTGCAGATTTCGCCCGGCTCCGGGAGCGGCGCGAAGCCATCGATATCGCGCTCGCCTCGGAAACCCGCCTTCTCCGCTCGTGGGATTCTCGTGAGGTTCTGAGCGAAACGATCCGCATCCTGGAAAGCCACGGCGCTGACCTCGGCGAAAGCGCCATTATCAACTTTGTCTCCATGGAGTTCTCAGCGCCCAAAGCTGCGCGCGCGACTCTGGCGGCGCTACCCTTCGTGCGCCGGATCAAGACACCCAACAAGCCCATACCGGCCTCTTTTCCCGACGTGAGTTACGACTCGACCTGGGGCGATCCTGCTCCCGGCCTTGATTTTTACCGATCACGCGAACAAGGACACCGAGGGGGTGGCATCACCATCGCCATTATCGACAGCGAATGGGGCCTGCTGGATACAATTCCCACCCTCGAGCCGGAACAGCTCCCGGTGGTACCCGCCGACAATCGCTTCAAACAGAAGCAGGCCAGCGGCAGCTCCTTCTTCGAAGGCATTCTGGGCAACGTTAATAATATGGGCACCCGCGAGCACGGCACCGCGATGTTGGAATCCATCTCGGAGATCGCGCCCGATGCCGAGTTTCGTCTCTACGGCGTCAAAGGTATCGCGGGCATCCCGGCCGCGATCATCGATGCCACGGATCGGGGTGCGCAGATTATCGCCGTCGCCTTGTCGTCCATCGAGACCATGAGTGACCCGGTCGCGATCGAAGACGGCGGAACCAATCGCTTCACCACGGCAATTGATTACGCGACGGCCGCCGACACTCTTGTTATCGTCGGTGCCGGCAACGATTCGATGCGCAGTTATCAGGACGTCTTCCGTTCCTGCGATACGTGCGTCAGCATCGACGATCCGGATAACGACGATGGCATTTGTCTGGACGCCAACGACGATACGAACTTTCATAGCTTCGAGCCAGACCCGACATTCCAGATCCCGCTCCTGCGCGGCCTTGAGACAAGCTATGATTTTGAGTGGGGCTATTATGATGTGCCCTCTTTTGACGTGACTTGCATGACGGCGATCGAAGAGAACGAGAACGTCAATGCAAATGACTACAAATTTCGCATTTATCGGGTCAGCTGGGACGAGCCCCCCTGCGATAATGACCTCAACAACCCTTGTGAATATCCTCCCGTTTGCCCGTCGGATCGCAGCAGTGACGGCGCAACTCTGGCAAAAAACATGGGCGCGACTGCGTCTTTTCAAGCCAGTTTCGAAACCGACGAAGAATATACGATTGGCATCTATCGCAGTGTAACCGCCGACCCGAATGTCTTCCCCGAGTTTCGGATCATGTGTGCGCCCGGACTCGAATTTGACATGTTCGACATCGACCGCGACGAGTCACAAGCCAACAGCCTTGCCGATATCGCGGTCGTTGCGAACGCATTGACCATTGCGGCCGGCGACGAGATCAGCGTCACCGAGTATAGCTCGCGTGGCCCGACTGCGGATCCCGCGATCCTCAAGCCCGAATTGTCCGGCCCTTATGAAGTGCAAAGCTACACCGCGGACTACGCATTCTTTGACAGTGGGCTACTACAAGGAACATCGGCTGCGGTTGCGGCCGTCACCGGTGTGGCAGCCGTCGTCCAAGGAAAGCGCCTCACGGATACTTTGCCGCTTTTGAGCGTGACCGATTTACGACAGGAACTGATCGACGCGGCTCTCCCGCAGGCGGACGATGCAGGCTTCGATGCCTTCAGCGGCCATGGATTCCTGCAAATGCCCGCGGGTGTTGTCGACCCGGAATGGACGCCTGGCCCGACGCCGAGTCCGACGCCGGAGCCCACCCCCGAGCCGACGCCCACCCCCGAGCCGACGCCTACCGCCGAGCCGACACCCACCCCCGAGCCGACACCGAGCCCAACCCCGACTATTCCCGTGATCCAAGGGCCCACCGTGATTTTCAGCTCCACGTTGCCCGGTAGCCGCTCGGTCCAGGTCAACGCCAACGCGAGCGCCTTTGCGACCATCGTCAACGCCTCGGATTTTCCGGCGGTCAACTGTACGATCACCATGGGAACCGACATTCCGGCGATTTTCACGAGCTATCTGACCGACCGGAATACCAATGGCACTATCAGCGGCCCCAACCCCACAACCAGCATTGCGGCTAACGACTACTCGACATGGGCATTCAAGATCGTCCCGACGGAAAGTTTCGAGACCGTCGATGTGGAGCTGATTTACGACTGCCTCAATTCTGAACCGGCAGCGGTCTTCGTGGGTATCAATACCCTGCTTCTTTCGGCCTCGCAGAGCCAACCGGCAGATGTCGTCGCCCTTTCGGCTACTGTGCTGAATGACGGCATCGTACACATTCCCGGTCGTGCGGGGACCGGATTCTTCGCAGTGGCGTCCATCAACGTTGGAGCCTCGGACAGCCTGACGGTAACCCCGAGGGTATCCAAACAGAACCTCGGCCTCGAGCTATCGGTCTGCGAGACCAACCCGGCGACGGCCGCCTGTCTTGAATGGCCGCCCGCGGCGAGCGTGACGACCGTGATCGACAGTAACGCAACGCCGACCTACTCCATTTTCGTAAAAGGAAACGGCGATATTCCTCTCGATCCGGCGGGCTCACGCATCTATGTCGATTTCGCCGACTCCGGCGGTGCTGTTCGCGGCTCGACCAGCGTCGCCGTGATGACGGACTAA
- the mfd gene encoding transcription-repair coupling factor, protein MNDEEHLSEAEPRRSLIDVATELAAGLTGSAELPVAGLSGPARAAFLALLARERPRPMLVLVADARAAETLGRDLRFFLGEGPEDLAASDRVHVFPAWDTAPFAALSPSPETIAQRIEGLHRLAQTHFPIVITTPEAAMQRVIPPTDLESAVQNLVEGDDIDLGNLAARLTDWGYRRRPLVEDRGELAIRGGLIDVFVTGAPEPIRMELLGDTIESIRSFDPRSQRRMEDQEEALILPATELPLHLRTDARLLRQVDERARELEMPRADRLALVENLREGGEVPGLESWAPLFSERAGLSAYLPAKTLVVLDDPHALKAACKELWDSIDIHEQQAIDERRLHPEPTQLYCTVENFFEMLEPFARVVMEGLDVSPDAAARPHAKMPFAIRGRRVSHEENGFALLVERIRAWESQGARVALVVGSTVQAERLRLILEAEDLRVGFAAGSLPAELEARDAPGSFIVEGELSESVELPADRLVCLAETNLFGEHRRSRRRKQVALTLDQVMKSLAELKPGDFIVHLDNGIGRYHGLTHLSVAGSEGDYLHLEYHGGDKLYLPVDRVNLVQKYVGGDGARPELAKLGSGNWEKIKQKTKESILSMTRELLALYSTRQRSAGYAFSTGDPYFQEFAARFPFEETPDQERAIEEVLGDLGSSKPMDRLVCGDVGYGKTEVAMRAAFAVAMAGKQVAVLVPTTVLAQQHTESFRKRFEGYPVEIETMSSFRSRKENLETVAAIRAGRVDVVVGTHRLLSGDVEFANLGLLVVDEEHRFGVRDKERIKQMRQLVDVLTLTATPIPRTLEMSLSGIRNLSVIETPPVDRQAIRTYVSRSDDHVIRDAVLRELHRGGQVFFVHNRVQTIEALHDRLRSIVPEAKIRVGHGQMKTHALERVMLGFMEHEFDILLCTAIVESGLDIPNANTIFIDRADTFGLAQLYQLRGRVGRSPARAYAYLLVPPERVLTREAQKRLQVLRELDELGGGFKIAAHDLEIRGAGNLLGKQQSGHITEVGFELYTSMMEDAVRELRGEVVEETIEPEIQIGASVYIPDTYMEDVNQRLVWYKRLAALRESGDRGVLAEELEDRYGPIPPIVDSLLDVMELRRRMKDMSVSEARLRGDTLSLRLHEGSSIDRDALIDLVKQSRGQWEASPGNVLRHQVLGLSSPVAELEAALLRLDALPRRDMAPTARGSA, encoded by the coding sequence ATGAATGATGAAGAGCATCTTTCGGAAGCCGAGCCGCGCCGGTCGCTGATCGATGTGGCGACAGAGCTTGCCGCCGGATTGACCGGATCCGCAGAGTTGCCGGTGGCCGGCCTCTCCGGGCCGGCTCGGGCAGCCTTTCTCGCGCTGCTGGCTCGGGAGCGGCCACGTCCCATGCTCGTCCTCGTCGCAGACGCTCGCGCGGCGGAAACGCTGGGCCGGGACTTACGATTTTTTCTCGGGGAGGGGCCCGAAGATCTCGCCGCTTCGGATCGGGTCCATGTCTTCCCTGCATGGGACACAGCACCCTTTGCCGCTCTTTCGCCGAGTCCGGAAACGATTGCCCAGCGGATCGAGGGCCTGCATCGATTGGCGCAGACTCACTTCCCCATCGTGATTACAACCCCGGAGGCGGCCATGCAGCGCGTGATACCGCCGACCGATCTGGAGAGTGCGGTTCAGAATCTGGTCGAGGGGGATGATATCGACCTGGGGAATCTGGCGGCACGGTTGACGGACTGGGGCTACCGGCGACGGCCTCTGGTCGAAGATCGAGGAGAACTTGCGATTCGCGGCGGCTTGATCGACGTTTTCGTGACGGGTGCTCCCGAGCCGATTCGGATGGAACTTCTCGGGGATACGATCGAGTCGATACGCAGTTTTGACCCACGATCACAGCGACGCATGGAGGATCAGGAAGAAGCCTTGATCCTCCCGGCAACCGAGTTGCCCCTGCACCTCCGAACGGACGCACGACTTCTGCGGCAGGTCGACGAGCGTGCGCGGGAACTGGAGATGCCGCGTGCCGATCGTCTTGCTTTGGTCGAAAATTTGCGGGAGGGCGGGGAGGTCCCCGGACTGGAATCCTGGGCGCCTTTGTTCTCGGAAAGAGCCGGGCTCTCGGCGTATTTGCCGGCGAAGACTCTGGTGGTGCTTGATGATCCGCATGCCCTCAAAGCGGCCTGTAAGGAACTCTGGGACTCGATCGATATTCATGAGCAACAGGCAATCGACGAGCGCCGACTGCATCCCGAGCCGACCCAACTCTACTGCACGGTCGAGAACTTCTTCGAGATGCTGGAACCTTTTGCCCGCGTAGTGATGGAGGGGTTGGACGTTTCACCCGACGCCGCCGCTCGCCCGCATGCCAAAATGCCATTCGCGATTCGCGGCCGACGAGTCTCTCACGAGGAAAATGGTTTTGCACTTCTCGTCGAGCGCATCCGAGCCTGGGAGAGTCAGGGCGCGCGGGTGGCTCTGGTTGTGGGGAGTACGGTGCAGGCGGAAAGGCTCAGGTTGATCCTGGAGGCCGAAGATCTTCGGGTCGGATTTGCCGCAGGTTCCTTGCCCGCAGAATTGGAAGCAAGAGATGCACCCGGCAGTTTTATTGTCGAAGGAGAACTCTCCGAATCTGTGGAACTGCCAGCAGACCGCCTCGTCTGTCTCGCCGAAACAAACCTTTTCGGCGAGCACCGCCGCAGCCGTCGGCGCAAGCAGGTGGCCTTGACCCTGGATCAGGTCATGAAGTCGTTAGCGGAATTGAAACCGGGCGATTTCATCGTGCATCTGGATAATGGCATCGGTCGCTATCACGGACTGACGCACCTTTCGGTAGCGGGTAGCGAGGGCGATTATCTTCATCTGGAGTACCACGGAGGCGACAAGCTCTACCTGCCGGTCGATCGCGTCAATCTCGTCCAGAAATATGTCGGGGGAGACGGGGCTCGTCCGGAATTGGCCAAGCTTGGCTCGGGCAATTGGGAGAAGATCAAGCAGAAAACCAAAGAGTCGATTCTCTCGATGACCCGAGAATTGCTCGCACTCTACTCGACGCGGCAGCGTAGTGCGGGCTACGCTTTCTCGACGGGCGACCCTTATTTTCAGGAATTTGCCGCAAGGTTTCCCTTCGAAGAAACACCCGATCAGGAACGCGCGATCGAAGAGGTTCTCGGAGATCTGGGAAGTTCCAAGCCGATGGACCGGTTGGTGTGCGGTGATGTGGGCTATGGCAAGACGGAAGTTGCAATGCGCGCAGCTTTTGCGGTCGCGATGGCCGGCAAACAAGTCGCGGTATTGGTGCCCACGACAGTGCTTGCACAGCAGCATACGGAATCCTTCCGCAAGCGGTTTGAGGGGTATCCTGTCGAGATCGAGACGATGTCCAGTTTCCGGAGTCGGAAGGAAAACCTGGAGACTGTCGCAGCGATTCGAGCTGGCCGCGTCGATGTTGTTGTCGGCACGCATCGATTGCTTTCGGGGGATGTGGAATTCGCCAACCTTGGACTGCTGGTGGTCGATGAAGAACACCGCTTCGGTGTCCGGGACAAGGAGCGAATCAAGCAAATGCGACAGCTGGTCGACGTGCTGACGCTGACTGCGACGCCAATCCCTCGAACTTTGGAAATGTCGCTCTCGGGAATCCGGAATCTTTCGGTAATCGAGACACCTCCTGTAGATCGGCAGGCGATTCGCACCTACGTAAGCCGGTCGGACGATCATGTAATTCGAGATGCGGTGCTGCGGGAACTGCACCGCGGGGGGCAAGTCTTCTTCGTCCACAATCGCGTCCAGACCATCGAGGCGCTGCATGATCGGCTTCGCTCGATCGTTCCGGAAGCAAAGATCCGTGTGGGGCACGGACAAATGAAGACGCACGCTCTCGAGCGCGTCATGTTGGGCTTCATGGAGCATGAATTCGATATTCTTCTCTGTACCGCGATTGTGGAGTCGGGCCTGGATATTCCCAATGCCAACACGATTTTTATCGATCGAGCAGATACCTTTGGTCTCGCCCAACTCTATCAGCTGCGGGGCCGGGTCGGGCGCTCACCGGCGCGAGCCTATGCCTATCTTCTCGTGCCTCCCGAGCGTGTTCTGACGAGGGAGGCGCAGAAGCGACTTCAAGTTCTGCGGGAACTGGACGAGCTCGGCGGTGGTTTCAAAATTGCCGCACATGATCTGGAGATCCGCGGTGCGGGGAATTTGCTCGGGAAACAACAGAGCGGCCACATTACCGAGGTTGGTTTCGAACTTTATACCAGCATGATGGAAGATGCGGTCCGCGAGCTTCGCGGCGAGGTGGTCGAAGAGACGATCGAGCCGGAAATCCAGATTGGCGCCAGCGTTTATATCCCGGACACCTATATGGAAGACGTCAACCAGCGTCTGGTCTGGTACAAACGTCTCGCCGCTCTGCGGGAGAGCGGCGATCGCGGAGTCCTCGCAGAGGAATTGGAGGACCGCTATGGACCTATCCCGCCAATTGTGGACTCATTGCTG
- a CDS encoding DUF1573 domain-containing protein, with the protein MAKKYYLILPGLFLLVGCFVARPEPPLEIPPNGIMRHEFGRIAAGAPLSKTFVIANPGSQPIGLQAKSASCSCLASPAAGVITAGQSLAMDARVDTRALRGPVELVAVFATTEPDRPYLQLVLSGEVVPPVRVQPEVLYFGQLAPGANHVRHIEIEPSGPEQRIRRIRSASGRLGLRQIASRSKLAKQKRRVTLEVTLPQDLGSGGFEDQLLIETNDPLLAVYPVPVLAILLPN; encoded by the coding sequence ATGGCAAAGAAATACTATCTCATTCTTCCGGGACTTTTTTTGCTCGTCGGCTGTTTTGTCGCCCGTCCGGAGCCTCCATTGGAAATTCCCCCGAACGGCATTATGCGACATGAATTCGGTCGGATTGCGGCAGGTGCTCCGTTGTCGAAAACCTTCGTGATTGCCAACCCGGGCTCGCAACCGATCGGCCTGCAGGCAAAGTCTGCGAGTTGTTCCTGCCTGGCTTCCCCGGCGGCCGGCGTGATCACGGCCGGTCAATCGTTGGCGATGGACGCCCGCGTCGATACGCGAGCGCTCCGGGGACCGGTGGAACTCGTCGCGGTTTTCGCCACGACAGAGCCGGATCGTCCGTACCTGCAGCTGGTTCTTTCCGGAGAGGTGGTCCCGCCAGTGCGCGTTCAACCGGAAGTCCTGTATTTCGGCCAATTGGCACCCGGAGCCAATCACGTCCGCCACATCGAAATCGAGCCGTCCGGGCCGGAGCAGCGGATTCGTCGGATCCGGAGTGCGAGCGGCCGCTTGGGGTTGCGTCAGATTGCCTCTCGGTCGAAGCTGGCAAAGCAGAAGCGGCGGGTGACCCTCGAAGTCACGCTGCCGCAGGATCTGGGTTCCGGAGGATTTGAAGATCAATTGCTCATCGAGACAAACGATCCTTTGCTGGCGGTCTATCCAGTACCGGTGTTGGCGATTCTTCTGCCAAATTAA
- a CDS encoding sulfite exporter TauE/SafE family protein, producing the protein MDPYLSLSGLGVGILVGMTGVGGGALMTPLLILVFGIAPTTAVGTDLAYATITKIFASASYIRRGQVNWPYIRWLIVGSVPASLFAVMWLLPRLTASGVDPESFVTHLLGIMLLVVGVVNVLEHWFFSGQLRDSKLIRNRHVQKRFKEPILVIGGVLIGLGVGLTSVGSGSVLMAVLLLVSELPILVLIGTDIVHATILLGSAGLAHWFSGNVDWGIVGSLLVGSVPGVYLGSRLAQHVPTGPLRLALALLLVATGLKLAIG; encoded by the coding sequence ATGGATCCTTATCTCAGCTTGTCTGGCCTCGGGGTGGGCATTCTCGTCGGAATGACGGGCGTAGGGGGCGGCGCTTTGATGACGCCACTGCTGATTCTGGTCTTCGGGATCGCTCCGACGACGGCGGTCGGGACGGACCTGGCCTATGCGACAATCACGAAAATCTTCGCGTCTGCAAGCTATATCCGTCGGGGCCAAGTCAACTGGCCCTATATCCGCTGGCTAATCGTAGGATCGGTACCGGCGTCGTTATTTGCGGTGATGTGGTTGTTGCCCAGACTCACGGCCAGCGGAGTGGACCCCGAGAGTTTCGTGACTCACCTGCTCGGCATCATGCTTCTGGTTGTCGGCGTCGTAAACGTACTGGAACATTGGTTTTTCTCGGGCCAGCTGCGGGATTCGAAGCTCATCCGGAACCGTCATGTCCAGAAGCGGTTCAAGGAACCCATTCTGGTGATTGGCGGCGTTCTGATCGGCTTGGGCGTCGGGCTTACCTCGGTGGGCTCCGGATCGGTGTTGATGGCTGTTCTCTTGCTGGTTTCAGAACTGCCGATTCTGGTGTTGATCGGCACGGACATCGTGCACGCAACCATTCTTCTCGGTTCGGCCGGTCTGGCGCATTGGTTTTCCGGCAATGTCGACTGGGGGATTGTCGGCTCATTGCTGGTGGGTTCGGTGCCCGGAGTGTATCTGGGCAGCCGCCTGGCGCAGCATGTCCCGACCGGGCCTCTGCGTTTGGCTCTGGCTTTGCTGTTGGTCGCTACCGGACTCAAGCTGGCGATTGGCTAG